In one window of Echeneis naucrates chromosome 17, fEcheNa1.1, whole genome shotgun sequence DNA:
- the vps4b gene encoding vacuolar protein sorting-associated protein 4B isoform X2 translates to MATNNNLQKAIDLASKAAQEDKAQNYEEALRLYQAAVQYFLHVVKYEAQGDKAKQSIRAKCAEYLDRAEKLKEYLKKKEKAPPAKPVKESQSDDKGNESDEGDNPEKKKFQNQLSGAIVMEKPNIKWSDVAGLEGAKEALKEAVILPIKFPHLFTGKRTPWRGILLFGPPGTGKSYLAKAVATEANNSTFFSISSSDLVSKWLGESEKLVKNLFSLAREHKPSIIFIDEIDSLCGSRSENESEAARRIKTEFLVQMQGVGNDNEGVLVLGATNIPWTLDSAIRRRFEKRIYIPLPEEHARSFMFKLHLGSTPTSLTESDFVTLGKKTDGYSGADVSIIVRDALMQPVRKVQSATHFKRVRGQSRTDPNTIVDDLLTPCSPGDPNAIEMTWMEVPGEKLLEPVVCMSDMLRSLSNTKPTVNEQDLDKLKKFTEDFGQEG, encoded by the exons ATGGCTACCAACAATAATTTACAG AAAGCCATTGATCTCGCCAGCAAGGCGGCTCAGGAGGATAAAGCTCAGAACTATGAGGAGGCTCTTCGTCTCTACCAGGCTGCTGTCCAGTACTTCCTTCATGTGGTGAAAT ACGAAGCCCAAGGTGATAAAGCTAAACAAAGCATCCGTGCAAAATGTGCAGAATATTTGGACAGAGCAGAGAAGTTGAAAGAGTATctaaagaagaaagagaaggctCCTCCTGCAAAGCCTGTCAAAGAATCACAGTCTGATGACAAAGG gAATGAAAGTGATGAGGGTGATAATCCGGAGAAAAAGAAGTTCCAAAATCAACTCTCAg GTGCAATTGTTATGGAGAAACCAAATATCAAGTGGAGTGATGTTGCTGGTTTAGAAGGAGCCAAGGAGGCACTGAAAGAGGCTGTTATTCTCCCAATTAAATTCCCCCACCTTTTCACAG GAAAGAGAACTCCCTGGAGGGGGATCTTGCTCTTTGGACCTCCAGGTACAGGAAAGTCCTATTTGGCTAAAGCTGTGGCCACAGAAGCAAACAACTCAACgttcttctccatctcctcatctGACCTGGTCTCGAAGTGGCTGGGAGAGAGTGAAAA GTTGGTGAAGAATCTTTTCAGTCTTGCAAGGGAACACAAGCCTTCTATTATCTTCATCGATGAGATTGACTCTTTGTGTGGCTCAAGAAGCGAGAATGAGAGTGAAGCTGCTCGTCGTATTAAGACAGAATTCCTGGTTCAGATGCAAG gTGTGGGGAATGACAATGAGGGAGTGCTGGTTCTTGGGGCAACAAATATCCCATGGACACTAGACTCAGCCATCAGAAGAAG ATTTGAGAAAAGGATTTACATCCCACTGCCTGAAGAGCATGCACGCTCTTTCATGTTCAAGCTCCATCTGGGATCAACTCCAACCAGTCTCACTGAATCTGACTTTGTGACTCTGGGCAAGAAGACAGATGGCTACTCGGGAGCAGACGTTAGCATTATTGTCAGAGATGCTCTGATGCAGCCAGTTCGAAAGGTCCAGTCAGCAACTCACTTCAAACGG GTACGGGGTCAATCCAGAACTGACCCCAACACAATTGTAGATGACCTGTTGACTCCTTGTTCACCTGGCGATCCAAATGCAATTGAAATGACATGGATGGAGGTCCCTGGAGAGAAGCTACTGGAACCTGTCGTATGCATG tCTGACATGCTGAGGTCTCTTTCCAACACAAAGCCAACAGTCAATGAACAAGATCTggacaaactgaaaaaattCACAGAAGACTTTGGACAGGAAGGCTAG
- the vps4b gene encoding vacuolar protein sorting-associated protein 4B isoform X1 — protein MEPTNLQKAIAVAQKASEEDQAGNHEEAIRSYQHAVKYFLHILKREPQGKDGNQKIRDRCKQYLDRVEELQEYLVNKEKAIDLASKAAQEDKAQNYEEALRLYQAAVQYFLHVVKYEAQGDKAKQSIRAKCAEYLDRAEKLKEYLKKKEKAPPAKPVKESQSDDKGNESDEGDNPEKKKFQNQLSGAIVMEKPNIKWSDVAGLEGAKEALKEAVILPIKFPHLFTGKRTPWRGILLFGPPGTGKSYLAKAVATEANNSTFFSISSSDLVSKWLGESEKLVKNLFSLAREHKPSIIFIDEIDSLCGSRSENESEAARRIKTEFLVQMQGVGNDNEGVLVLGATNIPWTLDSAIRRRFEKRIYIPLPEEHARSFMFKLHLGSTPTSLTESDFVTLGKKTDGYSGADVSIIVRDALMQPVRKVQSATHFKRVRGQSRTDPNTIVDDLLTPCSPGDPNAIEMTWMEVPGEKLLEPVVCMSDMLRSLSNTKPTVNEQDLDKLKKFTEDFGQEG, from the exons ATGGAGCCAACAAATCTACAG AAAGCTATTGCTGTAGCTCAGAAGGCCTCGGAGGAAGACCAGGCTGGGAACCACGAGGAAGCCATCCGCTCCTACCAACATGCTGTCAAGTACtttctgcacattttaaaaC GTGAACCTCAGGGGAAAGATGGAAACCAGAAGATTCGAGATAGATGCAAACAGTACCTGGACAGAGTGGAAGAACTACAGGAGTATCTAGTGAATAAAGag AAAGCCATTGATCTCGCCAGCAAGGCGGCTCAGGAGGATAAAGCTCAGAACTATGAGGAGGCTCTTCGTCTCTACCAGGCTGCTGTCCAGTACTTCCTTCATGTGGTGAAAT ACGAAGCCCAAGGTGATAAAGCTAAACAAAGCATCCGTGCAAAATGTGCAGAATATTTGGACAGAGCAGAGAAGTTGAAAGAGTATctaaagaagaaagagaaggctCCTCCTGCAAAGCCTGTCAAAGAATCACAGTCTGATGACAAAGG gAATGAAAGTGATGAGGGTGATAATCCGGAGAAAAAGAAGTTCCAAAATCAACTCTCAg GTGCAATTGTTATGGAGAAACCAAATATCAAGTGGAGTGATGTTGCTGGTTTAGAAGGAGCCAAGGAGGCACTGAAAGAGGCTGTTATTCTCCCAATTAAATTCCCCCACCTTTTCACAG GAAAGAGAACTCCCTGGAGGGGGATCTTGCTCTTTGGACCTCCAGGTACAGGAAAGTCCTATTTGGCTAAAGCTGTGGCCACAGAAGCAAACAACTCAACgttcttctccatctcctcatctGACCTGGTCTCGAAGTGGCTGGGAGAGAGTGAAAA GTTGGTGAAGAATCTTTTCAGTCTTGCAAGGGAACACAAGCCTTCTATTATCTTCATCGATGAGATTGACTCTTTGTGTGGCTCAAGAAGCGAGAATGAGAGTGAAGCTGCTCGTCGTATTAAGACAGAATTCCTGGTTCAGATGCAAG gTGTGGGGAATGACAATGAGGGAGTGCTGGTTCTTGGGGCAACAAATATCCCATGGACACTAGACTCAGCCATCAGAAGAAG ATTTGAGAAAAGGATTTACATCCCACTGCCTGAAGAGCATGCACGCTCTTTCATGTTCAAGCTCCATCTGGGATCAACTCCAACCAGTCTCACTGAATCTGACTTTGTGACTCTGGGCAAGAAGACAGATGGCTACTCGGGAGCAGACGTTAGCATTATTGTCAGAGATGCTCTGATGCAGCCAGTTCGAAAGGTCCAGTCAGCAACTCACTTCAAACGG GTACGGGGTCAATCCAGAACTGACCCCAACACAATTGTAGATGACCTGTTGACTCCTTGTTCACCTGGCGATCCAAATGCAATTGAAATGACATGGATGGAGGTCCCTGGAGAGAAGCTACTGGAACCTGTCGTATGCATG tCTGACATGCTGAGGTCTCTTTCCAACACAAAGCCAACAGTCAATGAACAAGATCTggacaaactgaaaaaattCACAGAAGACTTTGGACAGGAAGGCTAG